The following DNA comes from Paracoccus methylovorus.
GGGAATTGGCCGACGCGCTGACCGCCTTGGTCGAGGATTACTTCGGCGAAGGCATGTAAGGGCCGGACATGGCCCGAACATCTTATCATCATGGCAACCTGCGTCAGGCCTTGGTCGAGGCAACGGTGCAGTTGATCGAGGAAAAAGGTCCGCAGGCATTTACCCTGGCCGAGGCCGCTCGACTGGCCGGCGTCAGCGCAGCCGCTCCCTATCGCCACTTTACCGGGCGTGAGGAATTGCTGGAAGAAGTTGCCAGGCAAGGGTTTGTGGAATTTGCCGACCGTCTTGAGGCAGCCTTTGACGAGGGGCGACCGCGTCCGCTGACCGCTTTTTTGCGTATGGGGCAGGAATACCTGAATTTCGCCGCCGAGCGCCGCGGATCATACATGG
Coding sequences within:
- a CDS encoding TetR/AcrR family transcriptional regulator, which codes for MARTSYHHGNLRQALVEATVQLIEEKGPQAFTLAEAARLAGVSAAAPYRHFTGREELLEEVARQGFVEFADRLEAAFDEGRPRPLTAFLRMGQEYLNFAAERRGSYMAMFESGLSIAGNAGLSQASERARGVLVRGAEALFAQLPHSRRPPPGMVADHIWSLSHGVVELFGRGKPGSRSPISAADMLESGALIYLRGLGVISD